AAATAGGAACCTTACTGTAAAATCCTCCCTAAATGAAGTCCAGTGCTCTCGCAACTATCGGAACCTTACTTTTTCATCTCCTCCGTGTCCTTGGACAGGCGTTTGTTCAGCTTGTGGGTGTAGGCATTGACCCTGGTCATGACATCATTGGCGTTGTGTTCCACTATGGTCTGAAATTCCTGAGTGTACTGGACTGACTTGTCCCTGACTTCGATCATGTGAGCGTTCAGCTTGTCTCCCAGCAGCTGCAGGTCCCTACCCACACGCTCAGCGGTGTCCTCGGCAAAGGGCCTCAGTTTGGTTTCCATGTCAGTCTTGTAGATGTTTAGCTCTGCCACAATGTCTGTGAGAAGGGTACTGGAGAAAGAAATATATGTAGTTGCTTTTTATTATACTTATGTATAATGTGGAACTACATTTATTTACACTTTCGGAAAATTGGCATCAgtcatgtgtgtctgcataagAATGGCCCACACAGGCATGTTGCATCAAAGTGTAGAATGTGGATCGCATAGCTTCCTACATCTCTGCCCCCTTGTGTAGTCTATGTTTTTAAGTACTGGTTTTCCCCCCCTATTATGTGTGAATTCAGACTGCTGAACTTTCTGTCTCCTATTAAATACTCACTCCAGTTCCCTGTTCAGCCTAGAGCTTCTGATGCTCTTGACTGTGTCATCAACCTTGGAGTTCAGGTTGATGATGTAATCCTTGACCTGGTCCACGGATGTTTCCCAGGAAGTTTTACCCTCATCTTGAGGCAGCACGTGTCCGTGGCAACCTGCAGGGAGCACATGGGAACAAACCAAAAAACAGTCCAAATGTCAGTCAAAGctggtatttgtattttttaaatacaattcaaTTAATTTAAATGCATGGTATTTCTGTTGTATCTTAAAATAAATACTAAAGGCTTTTAATACTTGTaagcaatggagaaaaaaaagtttatttaaTTAGTCAACCTTTGGGGGGTAAAATTCTCATGAACCAAGTCACCTGAGAGGACAGCCAAGGCAAAGATGATGGCCACAACCTTCATGGTGAGTTTGGTAAAGGCAGCTGTCGCCACACAAAGAGAAGTTTGAATTAAACAAGTACACTTGTCTCACATAATATCTAACATGTCATCCAGTATCCACCATCCAAAATGTGTGAATCCAATACTCACAACTTGTGTTTAATAAAGattaaatgtacttaaaagtgaGGCGTTTACTTACCAGAGATCTTCCTCAGGGGTGTTGAGTAGACAAGGTAAGAGCGATTGACCAGAGTTTTTATATAGCTGTGGTTGTATCAATATTAAGGTGACTAGCTGATCCAAGTCCAAAGGTGCTTAATTAGTGGCATTTTATTGCTGTATCGACATTTATTCCTCACTGCACTATAAATGTATCAaaggacacaaaacaacatgtgACTTAATGTGATCAAGTTTATTTTAAATTATTGGATTTATTAATAATGTGTACATCATCTTTACTGAGTATCAAACAACATGTAAACCATGTTCACTCATGCAGAGAAACAAGTTTTACATGTAGCTACCAGTCTAACAGCTTACAACTATCTTACATGATTCATCAGATATCATCATACTGAAGGTATGTTCACTGCCTCAAATCACATGTAGAACACATGAGGAATAGACCAGTGTTTATAGATTATTATTTTAGATTTGTTTTAAATCTTAAAGACCAAAAGGCCAACGGTCGGAATGTTGTCATATCAGTGTCATCTGCATGGGCTTGTAGCTGACATGCCCTATAATCACCACCCATAAACGTAGATACGTAGACACTAGACAGGACACAGTCCATCTGACCTTCTGCATTTATGGTGTTAATTATTGTGGCCCATTTCTGGTCAAAGTGTGCTGTGGAATAATGGAATTGTTTCTGCTTACTGAGACTAAAAGTGTGTTACAGTATATAACAGTATACGTATAGGATTTATGGGTATTTCCAAATCATCCTGTCATGGCTGTTTAAATAATGCATCCATTCAGCtaatgctttcatccaaagcgacatacagcaccgggggatttgaacctgccacCATTgaatcaaatgctctaaccactcagTCATACAGAATCCTCCTCAGTCATGTAGAATAGAAAGTCAAATAGAACCCAAAGATAAACATAGAAATCATCGACACAATTAGCTGAATGAAAACACCTGGCCCCTCCTTGTCTGAATGAGATAAAGAATAATTTGAAAAGGTGGGCGTCTCTCAACAGTATTTCCTGTATGCTATCTGGAGGAAAGATGGCGTCCGTGGGGCCAGAGTCCAAACAGTGAAGAAACGTAGCATTATGCAAGATACCACTGTGGCGTGATGGCCATCTCGACTGTTGTGTTGCAGTCAATCATCATTGGAACAAAGGGCATGTTACTTAAAATAGTCAgcaccagagatgggaagtcaTGGGAACTTATTACACTATTATGGAAGCatatcagtgacataatgttttgaattttaaatggcattgaatacttaatattgaaatttaaacaccactgAATTTTTTGGTTTTGCATTAAACTCTTAAAAATTGTCAAAAAACTAGCCAAAATATTTTGAGCCCAAAACAATTAGAGGCAACAAAATTCTATGCCAAAAAATTTGACCCTTAATAATATGCCCATACTTCTTTACATCTTAAGTGAAAAAGTGTACTCAGTACTTCAACCTTTACCAGAGTCTTTTTCTTCTACTTCTAGTAGTATCTGTatttctacttgagtgaaggatgtgtgtacttttgccatctctggtcaGCACTGGCTGGATGCAATGCAGAGTAAATGTAActtcaggtgggagtcaggtggctgagctgtgagggaatcgggctagtaatccgaaggttgccagttcgattcccggtcatgccaactgacgttgtgtccttgggcaaggcacttcaccctacttgcctcggggggaatatccctgtacttactgtaagtcgctctggataagagcgtctgctaaatgactaaatataaactaaatgtctaaaatgTAACTTGGTTATGAGTCATCAAGGCTGAAAATCATCTTTAGAACCACAGTCGTGGCACCGGACAGATAAAATAAACAACCCAGTGACTGATTGGGGGATGTGTTTCCATGGCAATGTGTCTCCATGGCAATGTGTCTCCATGGCAGTGTGGTTGATAGCTACTGGAGCCACTCAGAAATCTAATCAATAGTCTCCAGTGAGACTGGTTTTCATGATGACCTGTAGAAACACACTTGATGAAATCAATCACTTGAAATGTTTAAAACAAGGAAGATTAGATTAGCGTTCTATAAATCAACTGTCAGCTATGCGTGTATCAGTGTACGACATATATTAATAAGGTCTGTAAAACTTCTGTTGAAACTTCTATCTAACttaaattcatatttcaataTAACTTATCTAGCTTATGATAGTTCATGAATGATGACAATTAGAAACTCCAATTTGAATTTATGTAACTTTTTATTCATGCATGAATACGTTGAGACAGGAACACAGTCTCACAAAGAAATAAATAATACTGTTCAAAACTGTTTGCATATTTTTTTTgagatttgtttttgttcttaACCAGGAACCTTAACAACTTGTCCAGGTACACTTTTTATGTAATTTTGCACTTTTCATCCCTACAATAACACCCTCAGTCCAACAGCAGCATTTTAGAGTATGATGGAAATCTAGTGATAACTGTCCAGTTCCAGCAACTGTGTTTACTGGCTGCCCTTGGTGAAGGACTCCCAGAGCGAGACCAGCTGGACCTTCAGGTCCTGGGCGTTGACCTCCAGCATCTTCAACTGCTCTCCGTAGGGGGCCAGACTCTGCTGGATCTCCTGGGTCTTCTGGGCCAGCTGGGTCTGGAAGCTCTGGGTCAGAGGAGCGATGCTCTGCTGGAAGGCCTCCAGGTTCTGCTCCATCTTCAGCTTCAGCTCTTCTGTCTGGGGAACCAGCAGAGACTGCAGCTCCGTCACGCTCTTCTCCAGGCTCCCCTTCAGCTCGTCGCTCTTCTGCAGCAGGCTGGCCTTCAGGGTCTCAGAGTCCACTCCCTCTGCGTAGGCTGCcacctccttcctcagctcctccacctgcctctggATGTCTGTGCTCAGCTCCATGGCGTAGGGCTGCAGCTGGCCCCTCATGGTGGTCATGTCCTGCTCCAGGCGGCCCTTCAGCAGCTCAGCCTCCTGGGTGAGCTTAGCCAGCAGGTCCTGAGCCAGGGGGGTCATCTGACCCTGCAGGGCCACACTGTACTGGTTGACAGCAGCAGCACTCTCAGCGATCCTGGCactgtggagagagatagagagagagacagagagggagatacagagggagagagatacagagagtaggaaagagacagagagagcgttcAATCCCGTGTTGAAGACATGCCTCTGTAGCTGTGGTTATGATGCTGTGGAGGTTGTTCTACAGTGACACTCACTTGAACTCCTGGCCCAGCTCAGACTGCTTGATCTTCTGCAAGGTGTCTTCAGCAGTGAGGGTCGCCTTGGCAACATAGTCCCAGAATGCATCTTTCACCAAGTCCAACTTGGCTGGGTCCTGCCACAGAACATTGGCATTGCAGCCTGGAGGAAAGACAGGTAGAGACAGTTAGTGCAAAGTGTAAAGTGTGGTCAACTTAACATTAAAATCATGTCAGGAATACATTTCTAAATGATTGAGGAACTCACCAGTGAAAACAGCCAGGGCTAAAACCACGAGAACCTTCATGATGGCAGTTGACTGTTGGGGCAAAATAAATCCACTCAATTCACAACCACTCATCTCTCTTAATATTGAAATATAAACAGTCCATACTTGTTCTGTAGAATGTAACACCTCTTACCTTGTTGAGTGAGCCTGTGTCTTGTCTACGCcaggtgctgagtgtgtgtggtgtgtaaagGTTGTTGCTGGATATTTATAGGAAGCTGGGAGAAGCAGATGGGTACAAAGTCCAGGAGTGAGTGCCCTGCTGTATGTCCCCCTGtcacccctgtcccccctgcctccacatcaCATCCTATTAGTCCAAGCACCAGGACTCTGTGACACAAACAATTTCAGTCATTGTCAAAGATCAGGAGGTCTCCGAATAATGCTCAGATCGCATTGCCTGCAGTTGTGCAGATGTGTTTTACCTTGAATAGACAAATAGTTTTTGTGTCTCCTAGTCAAATCGTGTGCATGTCATTCCATTATATCTCAGATCAACAAATCGCAGCAAAGACAAAGGTAAAAGGGACAAGTATTGTAGGAACTGCCacaggaggtcaaaggtcacagacCAAAGCCCTGAAGAGTGATTGCATCACCTCTGACGTGATTGGTTGTGGAATGTATCATCTCAAGTATTTTATCTTGTTCAAATGTCCCTCCCCGTCACTACCAGCTTGTCTATActgtcatgttttgtttttctttaaagTTACTTTTGGGGCATTGTCTGCTTTATTTATGTGGAtagtgacagtgagagagaaaggaaaggttGTTAGAAATGAGAGGGGCTGACGTGCTGGAAACGACCCGGGCTGAAATTGAACCCGGGTTCCGTTCGGCATTGCCTTAGCCTATATGGTACGCGCTCTACCCTGTGAGCCACAAGGACTCACCCACGATACTGTGAATTTTGAATAGCCAAGATGCCGGCTTAATACAATTGATTTATTTTGTACGGTATATTAGCAAACAGAGCGCTCTGTGACCAGTCATGACGGAGGACGTATTGCTAAAATCCTTCAGAAGGGAAGTCCCGTTCACCCCTCACACAGTCTTTTATAAACTTATAACATATGGTAATTCTATACACCAATCAATCAATGTAGCTATCTCTGTGACAGCTAAAAAAATTAGGCTTGAATGAATATGGATCTATGAGGTGATCGATGACTTCTCAAGACAGCTGGAGGTCCTATCTGGTCACTTGTGTAACTATAACTGTGAAAAAACAACTACTCTCCAAGATTCTCTACACTGGGTTGGGTTGAACTGTAGAGCCAAAGTTCAACACATTCAGTACAGTGCTTTACTCCAGTGACTTAAAGCAGATGTTACCTTAACTGACTGATACAGCTTGAGTGGTGGATAGCGTTATCGTatcagtatgcatgtgtgtggggtggaaAAGTACCATCTGTGTGTAACAGATGGTACCATTTGTCTGTGTACAGTTAAAGGAAAATAATTAAGTTTCTACGTCTCAAACTCTTGACAGCAAGTGAGCTGTAAAGTCACCGAAAGGGAACTTTGTCTTGTCAAGTGCCATTTAATCAACCAGGAATGTGTCATTTCTGACATGATTGTTTGCTCACCCTCACATACCCAAAGCTGGATCACTTGCACAGATAAACAACTTTCAACTACTTCAAGTGTCGCACTGAAGTTGTATTTATTGGATGAATGTTGAAAATCTGATTCTGTATTTCTGTCCCCTAAAGGTTCATGTCAGGGGAAGGTGTAAGTGTGATGTCAAGGTGGGAGTGACAGCAACATAAACCAGCATGGCACTGGAAGCTAGACTTTGTCCTTCACGGTGGCACTACAGCGCTCATAAAAAGCCAGGTTTTACACCTGGacagcacacactcactgacagacCAAGAGACAAGGCATAATATCTCTCAGAGGTAAGACACAAGCTTACATTTTATAGAATTAGTCCAGAACTCTGTGTCATTGAAATCATATAATAAATCGTAAATTgatcaaatatgtttttttttctcaccagTTAAGATCAATCATGAAGGTTCTCGTGGTTTTAGCCCTGGCTGTTTTTACTGGTGAGTTCCTCAATCGTTTAGAAATGTATTCCTGACATGATGTTAATGTTAAGTTGAGCACACTTTACACTTTGCACTAActgtctctacctgtctctcctccaggctgcaATGCCAATGTTCTGTGGCAGGACCCAGCCAGGCTGGACTTGGTGAAAGATGCATTCTGGGACTATGTTGCCAAGGCGACCCTCACTGCTGAAGACACCTTGCAGAAGATCAAGCAGTCTGAGCTGGGCCAGGAGTTCAAGTGAGTGTCACTGTAGAACAACCTCCACAGCATCATAACCACAGCTACAGAGGCATGTCTTCAACACGGGATTgaacgctctctctgtctctttcctactctctgtatctctctccctctgtatctccctctctgtctctctctctatctctctccacagtGCCAGGATCGCTGAGAGTGCTGCTGCTGTCAACCAGTACAGTGTGGCCCTGCAGGGTCAGGTGACCCCCCTGACTCAGAACCTGCTGGCTAAGCTCACCCAGGAGGCTGAGCTGCTGAAGGGCCGCCTGGAGCAGGA
Above is a window of Osmerus mordax isolate fOsmMor3 chromosome 18, fOsmMor3.pri, whole genome shotgun sequence DNA encoding:
- the LOC136962138 gene encoding apolipoprotein Eb-like; the protein is MKVVAIIFALAVLSGCHGHVLPQDEGKTSWETSVDQVKDYIINLNSKVDDTVKSIRSSRLNRELDTLLTDIVAELNIYKTDMETKLRPFAEDTAERVGRDLQLLGDKLNAHMIEVRDKSVQYTQEFQTIVEHNANDVMTRVNAYTHKLNKRLSKDTEEMKKKVNTYLEEVYSRAAHRMESVQDRLEPYLNQARERTEEKFAALNQRLKTHVDDVKDKLQTRADNIREKFDTTTENLRTTFDGKMEELRNWYQPYATMIREKLENPTTAL
- the LOC136962272 gene encoding apolipoprotein A-IV-like — translated: MKVLVVLALAVFTGCNANVLWQDPAKLDLVKDAFWDYVAKATLTAEDTLQKIKQSELGQEFNARIAESAAAVNQYSVALQGQMTPLAQDLLAKLTQEAELLKGRLEQDMTTMRGQLQPYAMELSTDIQRQVEELRKEVAAYAEGVDSETLKASLLQKSDELKGSLEKSVTELQSLLVPQTEELKLKMEQNLEAFQQSIAPLTQSFQTQLAQKTQEIQQSLAPYGEQLKMLEVNAQDLKVQLVSLWESFTKGSQ